ACCTGTGAGCAATCTCATCTATGACTTTTTCTTCTTCATCATCTTCTGTAATCTCAAACCGTCCCTTATAGTCCATTTCTGCCTTCTGGCCCAGACGTTCCTTTGCTGGCCGCTTCCTCTTGAGATGGCCAGCCCCGTTCTCTTCTTCCTCCTTCCCTTCTTTCTTGCTGTCCTGCATATATTCTTCCAATTCTTCGTCCAGCTTGGACATTTCCACCCCAAACTGTTGCTGCCGTTCTTTCTCCATCATCTTCCGGGCCAAGATATAGTTATAGGTCTCGGACTGCCGACAGCTCATGCTGATCTCGCCCTCCATTCCTAGAATTCCAAGCTCTGCAGCCACAGCCTCCTGGTTCTGATCCTGTACCACTGACCCCCAGATGTTGTTCACCTTCTTAACGGGCTGGCTCTGGCCAACAGGTGCGGCTGTTGCCATTTGAGGTTTGACAGGAAGGGGGCTGGAACATTTCTGGCGTTTTCTCTTCCACAGGACCTTGTCCTCGTCGGAATCTGAGTCGCTGTTGTCACTGGAATCCAGACCTGCCATGCTGCGGTATTGTGTGACAGAGGGAGCAGCGCAAGGGGGTGCTTCACTCCTGCTCTGGAATGCTGTGCTGGCAGAAGCAGCGGATTGCTGTTTCTGTAAGTGTAATAGGAGACAATTACATAACAGTATGATAGAAGTTATACTGAGGGATTGTAGTATCTAATCAGATTTTTAGAATACTGTTTAATATAATAAgacaaaacaaactatttatgTTCCAAAATAGTTCCAATCACTGCGTTGTTATGCTTAACATTtaatatgtctttatattcatcataacgttaaaattacctttctaatttcaatgttacccaagtttggattacttatttttagcacttgctacatacattattttatttcggttcacacattcaaagttcgcCAGTGCCATGCTCCCAGAAGCTGTTTCAtgactggctagcaacagctgcagaagctgctgtgtacagtcattacagtggacatcattaaaaaaataaaaataagaagcgtttgcttgtgtgtgtttttttgtgtacttgaatatgtaatatgctattagaattatttattttttacctgtagTCGTGCattcgactacactgacccattCCTAATTAGgataattacactgaacaaaaataaacacaacatgcaacaattttaaagattttactgagttacagttcatataaggaaatcagtcaattgaaataaattcattaggccctaatctatggatttcacatgact
The sequence above is a segment of the Polyodon spathula isolate WHYD16114869_AA chromosome 2, ASM1765450v1, whole genome shotgun sequence genome. Coding sequences within it:
- the phax gene encoding phosphorylated adapter RNA export protein — translated: MAGSAVRMEDLEDGEISGSNSDSEMRIATNERLQKQQSAASASTAFQSRSEAPPCAAPSVTQYRSMAGLDSSDNSDSDSDEDKVLWKRKRQKCSSPLPVKPQMATAAPVGQSQPVKKVNNIWGSVVQDQNQEAVAAELGILGMEGEISMSCRQSETYNYILARKMMEKERQQQFGVEMSKLDEELEEYMQDSKKEGKEEEENGAGHLKRKRPAKERLGQKAEMDYKGRFEITEDDEEEKVIDEIAHRLREPKKDLLERVVKSIGKRKAIELLMETSEVEQSGGLLTVDGSRRRTPGGVYLNLLKNTPSITSKKIREIFLDENRKDYTSKKAAKKRRRQLVGKEMKKVIKTLNLQEHDDASRETFASDTHEALASLDESHEGPTETALDLEEASVIYNSNEVESF